A genome region from Panicum virgatum strain AP13 chromosome 4K, P.virgatum_v5, whole genome shotgun sequence includes the following:
- the LOC120704465 gene encoding lysophospholipid acyltransferase LPEAT2-like isoform X1: MASTSPSPASLSTPLLSGSIAPARGANGHGNNSHRHHHPHDDSDAAASVCGDGGGDPFAFLSEDRPPRDRGASPADPFRNATPADPFRNATPAWGGGVYAWARTLLLLPVAALRLALFGLAIAIGYAATWVALRGWAHAQGRSREGTGPMPAWRRRLMWITRISARCILFSFGYHWIRKKGRPAPRELAPIVVSNHISYIEPIFFFYELFPTIVSSESHDALPFVGTIIRAMQVIYVDRFSPASRKAAVNEIKRKAACNSFPRVLLFPEGTTTNGRFLISFQHGAFIPGYPVQPVVVRYPHVHFDQSWGNISLLKLMFKMFTQFHNFMEVEYLPVVYPPEIKQENALHFAENTSYAMARALNVLPTSYSYGDSMIMARAVEAGKDNCSNYMVQMAWVKDMYGVNTAEAMELLENFLAMNPDSDGHVKAQDFWAHFGLDCSPLCKKIFHYFNSGITDSITFCQFLVGCAHLRKQPLFQGACETAFEKCRDPETSDISRGQLADVLRLSMLLPSDDGMLRLFKTFDVDGDEKISRDDFLTCLGRFPFLIAFFAAPINGEVYIEIV; the protein is encoded by the exons ATGGCCTCCACGAGCCCTAGCCCCGCCTCCCTCTCCACGCCGCTGCTCTCGGGCTCCATCGCGCCCGCCCGCGGCGCCAACGGGCACGGCAACAACAGCCACCGCCATCACCACCCccacgacgacagcgacgccgcggcctccgtgtgcggcgacggcggcggggacccGTTCGCGTTCCTCTCGGAGGATCGGCCGCCGCGGGACCGGGGCGCGTCGCCGGCGGACCCGTTCCGCAACGCGACGCCGGCGGACCCGTTCCGCAACGCGACGccggcgtggggcggcggcgtctaCGCGTGGGCGAGGacgctgctgctcctgccggTCGCAGCGCTGCGGCTGGCGCTGTTCGGGCTCGCCATCGCGATCGGGTACGCGGCAACATGGGTGGCGCTGCGCGGGTGGGCCCACGCGCAGGGGCGGTCGCGGGAGGGCACCGGGCCCATGCCGGCGTGGCGCCGCCGGCTCATGTGGATCACGCGGATCTCCGCCCGCTGCATCCTCTTCTCATTCGG GTACCACTGGATCAGAAAGAAAGGCAGGCCTGCTCCTAGGGAACTCGCACCTATAGTTGTTTCCAATCATATCTCGTACATAGAACCCATATTCTTCTTCTACGAATTGTTCCCAACCATTGTTTCATCTGAGTCTCATGATGCCCTACCGTTTGTTGGAACAATTATTCGGGCGATGCAG GTTATATATGTTGATAGATTCTCACCAGCTTCTAGGAAGGCTGCTGTAAATGAAATAAAG AGAAAGGCAGCTTGCAATAGCTTCCCACGGGTCCTGTTATTCCCTGAAGGCACCACAACAAATGGGAGATTCCTGATTTCTTTCCAACATGGCGCATTCATACCTGGCTACCCTGTTCAACCTGTTGTTGTCCGTTATCCACATGTGCACTTTGATCAATCATG GGGAAATATATCGTTGTTAAAGCTCATGTTTAAGATGTTCACCCAGTTTCATAATTTCATGGAG GTAGAGTACCTCCCTGTTGTCTACCCTCCTGAGATCAAGCAAGAGAATGCCCTTCATTTTGCAGAGAAT ACCAGCTATGCTATGGCACGTGCCCTTAATGTTTTACCCACTTCTTATTCATATGGTGATTCAATGATTATGGCACGAGCAGTAGAAGCCGGAAAG GATAATTGCTCAAATTACATGGTACAAATGGCTTGGGTAAAAGAT ATGTATGGTGTAAACACAGCAGAAGCAATGGAGCTATTGGAAAACTTCTTGGCTATGAATCCAGATAGCGA TGGACATGTGAAAGCACAGGACTTTTGGGCTCATTTTGGTCTGGATTGCAGTCCTCTGTGTAAGAAG ATATTTCACTATTTCAATTCTGGCATTACGGATTCGATTACATTCTGTCAG TTCTTGGTTGGGTGTGCACACCTGAGGAAGCAACCATTGTTCCAGGGCGCATGTGAGACTGCCTTTGAGAAGTGCAGGGATCCTGAAACATCCGACATCTCCAGGGGACAGCTAGCTGATGTCCTGCGGTTAAGCATGCTTCTGCCATCTGATGATGGG atgTTGAGGCTGTTCAAGACGTTTGATGTCGACGGTGACGAAAAGATCAGCAGGGATGACTTCCTCACATGCCTTGGGAGGTTCCCCTTCCTGATAGCGTTCTTTGCAGCCCCGATCAATGGGGAGGTGTACATCGAGATAGTCTGA
- the LOC120704465 gene encoding lysophospholipid acyltransferase LPEAT2-like isoform X2: MASTSPSPASLSTPLLSGSIAPARGANGHGNNSHRHHHPHDDSDAAASVCGDGGGDPFAFLSEDRPPRDRGASPADPFRNATPADPFRNATPAWGGGVYAWARTLLLLPVAALRLALFGLAIAIGYAATWVALRGWAHAQGRSREGTGPMPAWRRRLMWITRISARCILFSFGYHWIRKKGRPAPRELAPIVVSNHISYIEPIFFFYELFPTIVSSESHDALPFVGTIIRAMQVIYVDRFSPASRKAAVNEIKRKAACNSFPRVLLFPEGTTTNGRFLISFQHGAFIPGYPVQPVVVRYPHVHFDQSWGNISLLKLMFKMFTQFHNFMEVEYLPVVYPPEIKQENALHFAENTSYAMARALNVLPTSYSYGDSMIMARAVEAGKDNCSNYMVQMAWVKDMYGVNTAEAMELLENFLAMNPDSDGHVKAQDFWAHFGLDCSPLCKKIFHYFNSGITDSITFCQVSTSIFNWILQEPCSFTCNSKISVMHWAHVRLPLRSAGILKHPTSPGDS, translated from the exons ATGGCCTCCACGAGCCCTAGCCCCGCCTCCCTCTCCACGCCGCTGCTCTCGGGCTCCATCGCGCCCGCCCGCGGCGCCAACGGGCACGGCAACAACAGCCACCGCCATCACCACCCccacgacgacagcgacgccgcggcctccgtgtgcggcgacggcggcggggacccGTTCGCGTTCCTCTCGGAGGATCGGCCGCCGCGGGACCGGGGCGCGTCGCCGGCGGACCCGTTCCGCAACGCGACGCCGGCGGACCCGTTCCGCAACGCGACGccggcgtggggcggcggcgtctaCGCGTGGGCGAGGacgctgctgctcctgccggTCGCAGCGCTGCGGCTGGCGCTGTTCGGGCTCGCCATCGCGATCGGGTACGCGGCAACATGGGTGGCGCTGCGCGGGTGGGCCCACGCGCAGGGGCGGTCGCGGGAGGGCACCGGGCCCATGCCGGCGTGGCGCCGCCGGCTCATGTGGATCACGCGGATCTCCGCCCGCTGCATCCTCTTCTCATTCGG GTACCACTGGATCAGAAAGAAAGGCAGGCCTGCTCCTAGGGAACTCGCACCTATAGTTGTTTCCAATCATATCTCGTACATAGAACCCATATTCTTCTTCTACGAATTGTTCCCAACCATTGTTTCATCTGAGTCTCATGATGCCCTACCGTTTGTTGGAACAATTATTCGGGCGATGCAG GTTATATATGTTGATAGATTCTCACCAGCTTCTAGGAAGGCTGCTGTAAATGAAATAAAG AGAAAGGCAGCTTGCAATAGCTTCCCACGGGTCCTGTTATTCCCTGAAGGCACCACAACAAATGGGAGATTCCTGATTTCTTTCCAACATGGCGCATTCATACCTGGCTACCCTGTTCAACCTGTTGTTGTCCGTTATCCACATGTGCACTTTGATCAATCATG GGGAAATATATCGTTGTTAAAGCTCATGTTTAAGATGTTCACCCAGTTTCATAATTTCATGGAG GTAGAGTACCTCCCTGTTGTCTACCCTCCTGAGATCAAGCAAGAGAATGCCCTTCATTTTGCAGAGAAT ACCAGCTATGCTATGGCACGTGCCCTTAATGTTTTACCCACTTCTTATTCATATGGTGATTCAATGATTATGGCACGAGCAGTAGAAGCCGGAAAG GATAATTGCTCAAATTACATGGTACAAATGGCTTGGGTAAAAGAT ATGTATGGTGTAAACACAGCAGAAGCAATGGAGCTATTGGAAAACTTCTTGGCTATGAATCCAGATAGCGA TGGACATGTGAAAGCACAGGACTTTTGGGCTCATTTTGGTCTGGATTGCAGTCCTCTGTGTAAGAAG ATATTTCACTATTTCAATTCTGGCATTACGGATTCGATTACATTCTGTCAGGTATCAACTTCGATTTTCAATTGGATTTTACAAGAGCCATGCAGTTTTACATGCAACAGCAAGATTTCTGTAATGCACTG GGCGCATGTGAGACTGCCTTTGAGAAGTGCAGGGATCCTGAAACATCCGACATCTCCAGGGGACAGCTAG
- the LOC120704464 gene encoding ubiquitin carboxyl-terminal hydrolase MINDY-1-like isoform X2, with the protein MSSDPSPHLPAPVAPPGAAEVDPQSQPAEPPAEPPEVMHRTRAVDFLGRRTPIVYQNDNGPCPLLAICNVLLLKNVISLNPDASEVSQQKLLSLVAERLIDSNSAIQDKDEEYVRNREQNIADAIDLLPRLTTGIDVNVMFRKIDDFEFTRERAIFDLLDIPLYHGWIVDPQDTETATAIGSKSYNALASGLAEFKSGKPTEEDKHMDEEPVDFAAATTAALKIPSPSVSQGILFEEHTLPDSTEPQIRRGDREEEEELMRVLNLSKAETIAAVDGSVSFDTSHNHSSSNMEETPQSESFQSEAPEVVGLTKEEEHGNHTVSDDGSVLPVTIGAVNSSEVVPKESQEDLTSKEPEDNAMKNMLPGDLDKSVQSSESTPAYPSHESFAPSDDQPAAPILVEADNETSRGHFDADQSTDIEVSCDSSAAVCEAASGHATTELNEKSDSLNNSEPPPSSILECEPIYQGEEHILGTTNVAYENQEPVYEGEVVLAEQADKTEETSHCLEDKATEHQWELIDNFLRTTANQLTVYGLFCLQEGLNERELCVFFRNNHFNTMFKYNGSLYLLATDQGFISQTDLVWQKLDEVNGDGVFLTSNFTPFKAETPRNDSWNEQQAMTSTADYISQFDNTSGNSDLELAIALQQQEFERQPQRFQPPPQQQQQQQPQIQQQSTPSGRPGLVVGPRRSNAPPPARSESKKEKCIVM; encoded by the exons ATGTCGTCCGACCCCTCGCCCCACCTCCCCGCGCCGGTGGCCCcgccgggcgcggcggaggtggaTCCCCAGTCCCAGCCGGCCGAGccgcccgccgagccgccgGAGGTGATGCACCGGACGAGGGCCGTCGACTTCCTCGGACGCCGCACGCCCATCGTCTACCAGAACGACAACGGCCCCTGCCCGCTCCTCGCCATCT GTAACGTGCTGCTGCTGAAGAATGTGATCAGCCTGAACCCGGACGCCAGCGAGGTGTCGCAGCAGAAGTTGCTATCTCTTGTCGCCGAACGCCTCATCGATTCCAACAGCGCCATACAG GACAAGGACGAGGAGTACGTCCGCAACCGAGAGCAGAACATCGCGGATGCCATCGACCTTCTCCCGCGCCTCACAACAGGCATTGACGTGAATGTTATGTTCAGGAA GATTGATGACTTTGAGTTCACCCGAGAGCGTGCTATATTTGATCTTCTCGATATCCCACTATACCATGGATGGATAGTGGACCCTCAG GATACTGAAACTGCTACTGCTATCGGATCGAAGTCCTACAATGCTCTAGCTTCTGGGCTTGCTGAATTCAAGTCAGGGAAACCAACAGAAGAGGATAAACATATGGATGAAGAACCTGTTGATtttgctgctgcaacgactgcaGCATTAAAGATTCCTTCACCCAGTGTTTCTCAAGGGATATTGTTTGAAGAACATACACTCCCAGACTCAACTGAACCACAAATAAGGCGAGGTGAccgtgaggaagaagaggaactcATGAGGGTCCTTAATCTATCTAAAGCTGAAACTATAGCTGCAGTTGATGGATCTGTTTCTTTTGACACTTCACATAATCATTCATCCTCCAACATGGAGGAAACACCACAGAGTGAGAGTTTTCAGTCAGAGGCACCTGAGGTGGTGGGGCTAACAAAAGAAGAGGAACATGGTAATCACACTGTGAGTGATGATGGTTCCGTGCTACCTGTTACAATTGGTGCTGTTAATAGCAGTGAAGTTGTGCCCAAAGAATCCCAAGAAGATTTGACATCTAAAGAACCTGAGGACAATGCAATGAAGAATATGTTACCAGGGGACCTTGATAAATCTGTTCAATCTTCAGAATCTACTCCTGCTTATCCGTCTCATGAATCTTTTGCTCCCAGTGACGACCAGCCTGCTGCTCCCATTCTTGTTGAAGCTGATAACGAGACCTCCAGAGGACATTTTGATGCAGACCAATCTACTGATATTGAGGTCAGTTGTGACTCCTCAGCTGCAGTTTGTGAAGCTGCTTCAGGCCATGCTACAACGGAACTGAATGAGAAAAGTGATTCTTTAAATAATTCGGAGCCTCCACCTTCAAGCATTCTGGAATGTGAACCAATATACCAAGGTGAAGAGCACATACTTGGCACCACAAATGTGGCATATGAAAATCAAGAGCCAGTGTATGAGGGGGAGGTGGTTCTTGCTGAGCAGGCTGACAAGACTGAGGAAACTAGCCATTGCTTAGAAGACAAGGCCACAGAACATCAAT GGGAACTGATCGATAATTTTCTACGGACTACTGCTAACCAGCTAACTGTCTATGG TCTCTTCTGTTTACAAGAGGGACTTAACGAAAGGGAGCTTTGTGTTTTCTTCCGTAATAATCACTTCAACACTATGTTCAAG TACAATGGGAGCCTATATCTCCTAGCAACCGATCAAGGTTTTATAAGTCAAACTGATTTGGTGTGGCAAAAGTTGGATGAG gtgaatggTGATGGAGTTTTTCTTACTAGCAACTTCACACCATTTAAGGCTGAAACTCCAAGAAACGATTCATGGAATGAGCAGCAAGCTATGACGAGTACTGCT GATTATATCTCTCAATTTGACAACACTTCTGGAAA CTCTGATCTGGAGCTAGCTATAGCACTTCAGCAGCAGGAGTTTGAGCGGCAACCTCAAAGATTTCAACCtccaccgcagcagcagcagcagcagcaacctcagatACAGCAGCAATCAACTCCATCTGGCCGGCCAGGACTTGTTGTTGGTCCGAGG aggTCCAACGCCCCACCTCCAGCAAGAAGTGAGTCGAAGAAAGAGAAGTGCATTGTGATGTAA
- the LOC120704464 gene encoding ubiquitin carboxyl-terminal hydrolase MINDY-1-like isoform X1, giving the protein MSSDPSPHLPAPVAPPGAAEVDPQSQPAEPPAEPPEVMHRTRAVDFLGRRTPIVYQNDNGPCPLLAICNVLLLKNVISLNPDASEVSQQKLLSLVAERLIDSNSAIQDKDEEYVRNREQNIADAIDLLPRLTTGIDVNVMFRKIDDFEFTRERAIFDLLDIPLYHGWIVDPQDTETATAIGSKSYNALASGLAEFKSGKPTEEDKHMDEEPVDFAAATTAALKIPSPSVSQGILFEEHTLPDSTEPQIRRGDREEEEELMRVLNLSKAETIAAVDGSVSFDTSHNHSSSNMEETPQSESFQSEAPEVVGLTKEEEHGNHTVSDDGSVLPVTIGAVNSSEVVPKESQEDLTSKEPEDNAMKNMLPGDLDKSVQSSESTPAYPSHESFAPSDDQPAAPILVEADNETSRGHFDADQSTDIEVSCDSSAAVCEAASGHATTELNEKSDSLNNSEPPPSSILECEPIYQGEEHILGTTNVAYENQEPVYEGEVVLAEQADKTEETSHCLEDKATEHQWELIDNFLRTTANQLTVYGLFCLQEGLNERELCVFFRNNHFNTMFKYNGSLYLLATDQGFISQTDLVWQKLDEVNGDGVFLTSNFTPFKAETPRNDSWNEQQAMTSTADYISQFDNTSGNSDLELAIALQQQEFERQPQRFQPPPQQQQQQQPQIQQQSTPSGRPGLVVGPRQRSNAPPPARSESKKEKCIVM; this is encoded by the exons ATGTCGTCCGACCCCTCGCCCCACCTCCCCGCGCCGGTGGCCCcgccgggcgcggcggaggtggaTCCCCAGTCCCAGCCGGCCGAGccgcccgccgagccgccgGAGGTGATGCACCGGACGAGGGCCGTCGACTTCCTCGGACGCCGCACGCCCATCGTCTACCAGAACGACAACGGCCCCTGCCCGCTCCTCGCCATCT GTAACGTGCTGCTGCTGAAGAATGTGATCAGCCTGAACCCGGACGCCAGCGAGGTGTCGCAGCAGAAGTTGCTATCTCTTGTCGCCGAACGCCTCATCGATTCCAACAGCGCCATACAG GACAAGGACGAGGAGTACGTCCGCAACCGAGAGCAGAACATCGCGGATGCCATCGACCTTCTCCCGCGCCTCACAACAGGCATTGACGTGAATGTTATGTTCAGGAA GATTGATGACTTTGAGTTCACCCGAGAGCGTGCTATATTTGATCTTCTCGATATCCCACTATACCATGGATGGATAGTGGACCCTCAG GATACTGAAACTGCTACTGCTATCGGATCGAAGTCCTACAATGCTCTAGCTTCTGGGCTTGCTGAATTCAAGTCAGGGAAACCAACAGAAGAGGATAAACATATGGATGAAGAACCTGTTGATtttgctgctgcaacgactgcaGCATTAAAGATTCCTTCACCCAGTGTTTCTCAAGGGATATTGTTTGAAGAACATACACTCCCAGACTCAACTGAACCACAAATAAGGCGAGGTGAccgtgaggaagaagaggaactcATGAGGGTCCTTAATCTATCTAAAGCTGAAACTATAGCTGCAGTTGATGGATCTGTTTCTTTTGACACTTCACATAATCATTCATCCTCCAACATGGAGGAAACACCACAGAGTGAGAGTTTTCAGTCAGAGGCACCTGAGGTGGTGGGGCTAACAAAAGAAGAGGAACATGGTAATCACACTGTGAGTGATGATGGTTCCGTGCTACCTGTTACAATTGGTGCTGTTAATAGCAGTGAAGTTGTGCCCAAAGAATCCCAAGAAGATTTGACATCTAAAGAACCTGAGGACAATGCAATGAAGAATATGTTACCAGGGGACCTTGATAAATCTGTTCAATCTTCAGAATCTACTCCTGCTTATCCGTCTCATGAATCTTTTGCTCCCAGTGACGACCAGCCTGCTGCTCCCATTCTTGTTGAAGCTGATAACGAGACCTCCAGAGGACATTTTGATGCAGACCAATCTACTGATATTGAGGTCAGTTGTGACTCCTCAGCTGCAGTTTGTGAAGCTGCTTCAGGCCATGCTACAACGGAACTGAATGAGAAAAGTGATTCTTTAAATAATTCGGAGCCTCCACCTTCAAGCATTCTGGAATGTGAACCAATATACCAAGGTGAAGAGCACATACTTGGCACCACAAATGTGGCATATGAAAATCAAGAGCCAGTGTATGAGGGGGAGGTGGTTCTTGCTGAGCAGGCTGACAAGACTGAGGAAACTAGCCATTGCTTAGAAGACAAGGCCACAGAACATCAAT GGGAACTGATCGATAATTTTCTACGGACTACTGCTAACCAGCTAACTGTCTATGG TCTCTTCTGTTTACAAGAGGGACTTAACGAAAGGGAGCTTTGTGTTTTCTTCCGTAATAATCACTTCAACACTATGTTCAAG TACAATGGGAGCCTATATCTCCTAGCAACCGATCAAGGTTTTATAAGTCAAACTGATTTGGTGTGGCAAAAGTTGGATGAG gtgaatggTGATGGAGTTTTTCTTACTAGCAACTTCACACCATTTAAGGCTGAAACTCCAAGAAACGATTCATGGAATGAGCAGCAAGCTATGACGAGTACTGCT GATTATATCTCTCAATTTGACAACACTTCTGGAAA CTCTGATCTGGAGCTAGCTATAGCACTTCAGCAGCAGGAGTTTGAGCGGCAACCTCAAAGATTTCAACCtccaccgcagcagcagcagcagcagcaacctcagatACAGCAGCAATCAACTCCATCTGGCCGGCCAGGACTTGTTGTTGGTCCGAGG cagaggTCCAACGCCCCACCTCCAGCAAGAAGTGAGTCGAAGAAAGAGAAGTGCATTGTGATGTAA